A window of Seriola aureovittata isolate HTS-2021-v1 ecotype China chromosome 17, ASM2101889v1, whole genome shotgun sequence genomic DNA:
GGAAGAGAGCAACTTGTTCCACTTAGAAGAAAAGTTGatgtatatacactgttgctcataaagttggaataaaatattttttttacctctttccatgaaatgattgtgacaatgtgatttatttcatttcacctgggtaattgggacgcataatgtaatcattgcacctggtcaaaagtgattacagatgcatttaaataggaataaacagaggattgtctgaaaacaaaatgattccaactttatgggctACAGTCTATAAGTAAACAAGCTAAATATGAGTAAAATAATACatagaaaatacacaataaataaaaagataaatttgttattattgttattgttattattatgtatgCTACTTTGTTATatcatataatcatataaataataaaatatattattattgttgatatactgtattgttgttgttgctgattattattatacattgtACGTTACTAATTATTATGTTCTAAATAATACGTTTTGTGATATTGTGAACCCGTTGATAAGAGTTAAAATATTATGCATCAGTTTTAACGTTTTATCAGCGCTTTTTTCCTCAGCTGTCTAAACTGTAGgtcacttttttgtttgtatgtgttgttttgttttcagttgtccCCATGATCTCAGACATATTCGGCTACTTTTTCATGTAATTTCGTGTTTTGAACATCATCACAAACAGTTTGTTGAATGtgcttattgtttttattttctttgagacaaaaacaaagagcatttaaataaatgatccAGCGTGCGATGGTCTTCTCTTGTGCTGCAGCTCTCTAGTGGTACTGCCTTCCCAGGGAGGACACCACCACGGCCAGGAACTTCTGGAAAGCTGCCTGGACATCACCGGTGAAGTCATTGCCCATCCGAGCAGCAACCACGATGGTGAGGCAGTCGGACAgcagctgcaacacaacacaacatgaatcacaaaacagcagcaacaaaaaaaggtGAGGCGATTCcgatgaaaaacaacaacaccaacaaaaaccataaaatgtAGATAAAACAGCGACAACAGCTCCTCGGCCTTATACCTTGAAATTGTCGGGGTCCACGTGCAGTTTCTCGGAGTGCAGCACGCTCAGCTCGGCGTAGGTCTCCTTGATGTTGTCCATGTTCTTCACAGCCCGGTCCATACCGTGCAGGACAACCTTTCCGTGGTTTGCAACCATGGGGTTGGCGATGATGGCAGTGGCGTTGTAGAGGTTTCCAAATCCGCCGAAATACCTCTGAGTCCAGGGGTAGACAACCAGGCACCTGAGCAAACGagtcacacacataaatgtcACGGGGTTAGATTAAGAGATGAAATATACGCTGAGAAAATGAACATGTGCATACGTTACTAACAATAGGTTACTTCTTAAATATTATTCATGCAGAATAGGAAATAAGTGTCACCTGGAGAGAGCAGCGGGGCCCACGTCATCATAGTCCATCTTAGAGAAGATTTCCTGGATGGTGGCGCGCTCAAAGTCTGTCCATTCAACCATTTTGCCGGTTCAAGTTTTTCCTGTGCGGGTCAGAAGATCCTGTGCTCACCGGCCCCAGATGCAACTTTTAAAGCAGCTCTGCTCCCCTCCCAGAGGCGTGCTAATGGATGGGCGGTGGGCCGGACAAGTGCTGTGTTGTGGATTTGCAACAATGATAAGAGTATCTGCACCACCTAGATTGTTTCcgagacagaaatagaaacaggGCTTTAGTGGTGGTTCAGCACAATTACCTCTCTTTGTCCAGTGTAAGTAGGCATATAATAGCTACAATTCAcgtcgtttttgtttttttgctcttaTTGGTGCAGTTTGAAATAATACTGGAAATGTTTGTGAACTTGAATAGTTTTACTATCATCAATATATTGTTGTAGCGTCCTCAGAATCAAGAGATACGCCTCCAACACACAGACTTGAGATCTCAACTTCATGTttgaccagcagagggcgcttCAGTCAGTCTCTCACCCACTAATGATCCCATTGTGTGTGAGCCCTCTGTGGCAGCATTAATATATCCAGACTCTGCACTGTGGACTGACATCTCAAAACTCAAGATACAACTGCACTTCTGTGCAGTCCCGAGTCAGGCACACTCTAACAACCTTTGTTTGAGGTTGTTTATTTGGGAATATTGACCACTAAAGCAAAGAATCAGCAGAAATAAGGGAGTTGACTTGTCTCCTTGCGTTGCTCGTCTTGGTGCATATTGCTGGACACATTTGTGTAAAAAACAAGGGGGTTAATTGGGGGCCCCTGGcggattttgtgtgtgtgtgtgtgtgtgtgtgtgtgtgtgtgtgtgtgtgtgtgtgtgtgtgtgtgtgtgtgtgtgtgtgtgtgtgtgtgtgtgtatgtgtgtgtgtgtgtgtatgtgtgtgtgtgtgtgagtgtgtgtgtgtgtgtgtgtgtgtgtgtgtgcgtgtgtgtgtgtgtgtatgtgtgtgtgtgtgtgtgtgtgtgtgtgtgtgtgtgtgaaatgagcCATCAAGCAGACGCCAACAAAACTGAAATAGCTTACAAATACACAGATGTGGGCTCCATGCGGGATACAGTGATGGGGATAATGTGGTCTATTATCCCCACAACGGGAATATAGGCCTACATGCTTTGTTCTTGTCATAAAAGGTGTGTATATGATAACTTTTcataacattattaataatagcCTATATGTTGATTACCAGGCTTCAGTCGTGGCTTTAAGTGGATCGACTTTATGAAATAAGGCTGCATGAAGCATCATGGTTACATGGTTGGACATAAGGACCGagggaaatgagaaaatgatttttttctaagACTAAAAAGAAACCGACACttggacattttaatgtttgtatttttattgaaCTAATCCCCACACATGGGCAAGGTTGTTGGGTTGTTGACGCTGTTGGATGAGCTGCCACCTGGAGGCAGTCGATGCTCCTGGGTCGCTGCAGGGCTTAGCGGTATCTCTCGGCCAGAGCCAAAGCCACTCTCTGCAGGAACTTGTCAACGGAGACGTGGACTTCTGGAGTGAAGTCTGCGGGGAAGTACATGGCCGCAACCAAGATGACGTTGTGGGCCAGGATCTGCGGTTGCGCAAAGAAACACAGATTAGTTGAAGTCAGTCATGCCTAAATTCCGGGTGTTCTTTGACCAAGAAAGACACGAAAATATGTGTGTAGGTGTTATATTTAAGGTTTAGGTTGCATCAACGTTTGAATCCAACTCAAACAGAGTTGGGGGTAAGAACGACTGAATgcaattattactattattattagtattattattatttttattattattattataattattattattatcctcaACTTCAACGACCTCCTGACACTCATCTGTACTGATCTCACCTTAAAGTTGGCGGGATCCACCCGGAGCTTGAAGGCGTGCAGCTCACTGAGGGCGCTCAAACCACGGACAAGATCATCAATGTTTTTGACGGCTTTGCCTATGCCCCCCATGATAACTGCACCATGTTTCTTCACCATTGGGTGCTGAGGATTCAGGTCGGACCCCCAGTGGGAAAAGTAGGCCTTGGTCTGCGGGTAGGCAACCAACATCCTAAAGAATTTGAacagagagaatgaatgaataagaaAACGGATCAATGGAGATTATGTAGGATACATTACAGCAGCGTCACATTAATATTATAGTATTCATGACATGGATCTTACCTGCCCAGAGCTTCCCCACCAATTTCGGCGGACTTCCCCTCAACCTTATCCCAGAACTTCTTCACAACGGTCTTGTCTTTCGCTGAGAGACTCATAGCTCCTTTGCAGTTGTCAGGTATTTAGAAAAATGTGGATCAAAAAATGCTGTTGATGTGGATTGTGGATTAATGTCTTTATATCAAACCAAATAGTACCACGCCCATGTATCAAATCCAAACCACACCCTTCATCCGAAAAAGAAACCCCTAGAAGTTTTCAttgacagttttatttgataaaagTTACCACTCCCCATATATCACCCAACTGCCACCTCAGTCATTTGCTGCAATTTTAGAGAGTGTCTTTTGGATAACTCACTCATTATAGCCGCTGTCATTTTCCCTCATTAAAGTGGCGCTATTGCGAGAATAAAGTGTCATTTTGTGggaaaagtcataatataaaagaGCTATAATGTCTCAAGAAAAAATGTATCGAGTCAAAGTTTTGGAAACAGCAACAGGTGTTTCTg
This region includes:
- the LOC130185290 gene encoding hemoglobin subunit beta-2 yields the protein MVEWTDFERATIQEIFSKMDYDDVGPAALSRCLVVYPWTQRYFGGFGNLYNATAIIANPMVANHGKVVLHGMDRAVKNMDNIKETYAELSVLHSEKLHVDPDNFKLLSDCLTIVVAARMGNDFTGDVQAAFQKFLAVVVSSLGRQYH
- the LOC130184933 gene encoding hemoglobin subunit alpha-B, whose amino-acid sequence is MSLSAKDKTVVKKFWDKVEGKSAEIGGEALGRMLVAYPQTKAYFSHWGSDLNPQHPMVKKHGAVIMGGIGKAVKNIDDLVRGLSALSELHAFKLRVDPANFKILAHNVILVAAMYFPADFTPEVHVSVDKFLQRVALALAERYR